A DNA window from Streptomyces sp. CA-278952 contains the following coding sequences:
- a CDS encoding LysR family transcriptional regulator, giving the protein MLNLERLRTLDALARHGSVTGAADGLHVTTSAVSQQLAKLEREVGQRLLARYGRGVRLTDAGRLLADHAARILSQVELAQSDIEAQRGEVVGEVRICAFPTAARGLFPAMLTALRADHPDLTVPTRELEPEQGLRAVLRGDVDLAVVLDWSNKRLPVPGGLAQAELLDDAPDIAMPAGHPLADRDEVELEDFADDPWVSWPEGEFCYEWLVFTLRSRGIEPRIAHLAGEHHTQLALVAAGFGVCVAPRLGRGPVPEGVRLVPVRQTMRRHVHAVWRTDADRRPSVRAAVKALRAAGAGVGGVADGQRAPGAG; this is encoded by the coding sequence ATGTTGAACCTGGAGCGGCTGCGCACGCTGGACGCCCTCGCCCGGCACGGCTCGGTGACCGGGGCGGCCGACGGGCTGCACGTCACGACGTCGGCGGTCTCGCAGCAGCTGGCGAAGCTGGAGCGTGAGGTCGGGCAGCGGCTGCTCGCCAGATACGGCCGAGGCGTCCGGCTCACCGACGCCGGCCGGCTGCTCGCGGACCACGCCGCGCGGATCCTGTCGCAGGTGGAGCTGGCCCAGTCCGACATCGAGGCACAGCGCGGCGAGGTCGTCGGCGAGGTACGGATCTGCGCCTTCCCGACGGCGGCCCGCGGGCTGTTCCCCGCGATGCTCACCGCCCTGCGCGCGGACCACCCCGATCTCACCGTCCCCACCCGGGAGCTGGAGCCCGAACAGGGACTGCGCGCGGTTCTCCGCGGCGACGTCGACCTGGCCGTCGTGCTCGACTGGAGCAACAAGCGGCTGCCCGTGCCCGGCGGGCTGGCCCAGGCCGAACTCCTCGACGACGCACCGGACATCGCCATGCCGGCCGGACATCCGCTGGCGGACCGTGACGAGGTGGAGCTGGAGGACTTCGCGGACGACCCGTGGGTGTCCTGGCCCGAGGGCGAATTCTGTTACGAGTGGCTGGTGTTCACTCTGCGCTCCCGGGGCATCGAGCCCCGTATCGCCCATCTGGCGGGCGAGCACCACACGCAACTCGCCCTGGTCGCGGCCGGGTTCGGTGTCTGTGTGGCTCCTCGGCTGGGGCGCGGCCCGGTCCCCGAAGGCGTGCGGCTGGTGCCGGTGCGGCAGACCATGCGGCGGCACGTCCACGCGGTCTGGCGCACGGACGCGGACCGCCGGCCGTCGGTCCGCGCCGCGGTGAAGGCGCTGCGGGCTGCGGGGGCTGGTGTGGGTGGGGTGGCGGACGGTCAACGAGCCCCGGGCGCCGGATGA
- a CDS encoding pyridoxamine 5'-phosphate oxidase family protein: MTDTQRRGRRIMMTPGERDAYLGEQRTCRVATLGPDGAPHVGALWFVWDGGSLWLYSITRSLRWSQLRGDSRIAVVVDDGEGYEELRGVELTGRAEFVGEAPRTGEPCPELMEPERLFPVKYFGMTEMPHDGRHAWLRLTPKTITSWDFRKLADLA, translated from the coding sequence ATGACCGACACCCAGCGACGAGGCCGCCGGATCATGATGACACCCGGGGAGCGTGACGCCTATCTCGGCGAACAGCGCACCTGCCGGGTGGCGACGCTCGGCCCCGACGGCGCCCCGCACGTCGGGGCCCTGTGGTTCGTCTGGGACGGTGGCTCCCTCTGGCTGTACTCCATCACGCGCAGCCTGCGCTGGTCCCAGCTGCGCGGGGACTCCAGGATCGCCGTGGTCGTGGACGACGGCGAGGGGTACGAGGAGCTGCGCGGTGTGGAGCTCACCGGCCGGGCGGAGTTCGTCGGCGAGGCGCCCCGCACGGGCGAGCCCTGCCCCGAACTCATGGAGCCGGAGCGGCTGTTCCCCGTGAAGTACTTCGGCATGACGGAGATGCCGCACGACGGACGGCACGCCTGGCTGCGGCTGACCCCGAAGACGATCACTTCCTGGGACTTCCGCAAGCTCGCCGATCTCGCCTGA
- a CDS encoding cysteine hydrolase: MPSRSSQERLTELLDPATTVLLTVECQQGVVGPDSALPELAAAARSSGALDNIARLVAAAHGSGVQVMHAVAESRPDGRGGNRNARLFRAAARLPVQQHTGSTAVRVAAPIEVADEDLVVRRLHGLSPLAGTDVDPLLRNLGCRTLVVTGVSANIAIPNAVFDAVNLGYTAVVPADAIAGVPAEYTPAMVRNTLVLVATVTTTDAVLGGWKRPARRGTGGGAAMPA; this comes from the coding sequence GTGCCGTCGAGGTCATCACAGGAGCGGCTCACCGAGCTGCTCGACCCCGCCACCACCGTCCTGCTGACCGTCGAGTGCCAGCAGGGCGTCGTGGGACCGGACAGCGCCCTGCCCGAACTCGCCGCCGCAGCCCGCTCGTCCGGCGCCCTCGACAACATCGCCCGTCTCGTCGCCGCCGCCCACGGAAGCGGAGTCCAGGTGATGCACGCGGTCGCCGAGAGCCGGCCCGACGGTCGCGGCGGCAACCGGAACGCCCGGCTCTTCCGCGCCGCCGCCCGGCTGCCCGTCCAGCAGCACACCGGCAGCACAGCCGTCCGGGTCGCGGCCCCCATCGAGGTGGCCGACGAGGACCTCGTCGTCCGCCGGCTGCACGGCCTCTCGCCGCTGGCCGGCACCGACGTCGACCCGCTGCTGCGCAACCTCGGCTGCCGGACGCTCGTCGTCACCGGCGTCTCGGCCAACATCGCGATCCCCAACGCCGTCTTCGACGCGGTCAACCTCGGCTACACGGCCGTCGTACCGGCCGACGCCATCGCGGGGGTGCCCGCCGAGTACACCCCCGCGATGGTCCGCAACACGCTCGTCCTCGTCGCTACCGTCACCACCACGGACGCCGTACTCGGCGGCTGGAAGCGACCGGCCAGGCGGGGGACGGGAGGGGGAGCGGCTATGCCAGCCTGA